The proteins below come from a single Tissierella sp. MB52-C2 genomic window:
- a CDS encoding GNAT family N-acetyltransferase yields the protein MIQKYDFKKLNLSDLDLVLQMEKDFRSGFVVEENVRQFLLSPNNWIFACIQDKRVIGFAYGYELNRLDSKGNMLYIHEVGVLPEYQRQGIGLQILTNIKNLCKLTGICRFFLFTQKHNIAACSLYEKAGGEKTSDGRHNDVTYFFNTSGKR from the coding sequence ATGATACAAAAATACGATTTTAAGAAGCTAAACCTTTCAGATTTAGACCTTGTATTACAAATGGAAAAGGATTTTAGAAGTGGATTTGTTGTTGAGGAAAATGTGAGACAGTTTCTTTTAAGCCCAAATAACTGGATTTTTGCCTGTATTCAAGATAAAAGAGTAATTGGATTTGCATATGGGTATGAGCTTAATCGTCTTGATAGCAAAGGAAATATGTTATATATCCATGAAGTTGGTGTACTTCCAGAATATCAAAGACAAGGTATTGGACTTCAGATTCTTACTAATATAAAGAACTTATGTAAGTTGACAGGTATATGTAGATTCTTTTTGTTTACACAAAAACATAATATTGCTGCATGTTCATTATATGAAAAGGCTGGTGGCGAAAAAACATCTGATGGACGGCATAATGATGTAACATATTTCTTTAATACAAGTGGAAAAAGATAG
- the aac(6') gene encoding aminoglycoside 6'-N-acetyltransferase, with protein sequence MIKQASVEDCKIVSELAILLWEDNEINSLEEDFLSYINLNKGAIFLYFDNMEPIGFAQVGLRYDYVEGTESSPVGYLEGIFIKDNFRKKGFGKKLLYQCEIWARNQGCKEFGSDCELDNLDSLKFHLSSNFEESNRIICFKKNL encoded by the coding sequence ATGATTAAACAAGCATCTGTTGAAGACTGTAAAATAGTTTCAGAGTTGGCTATATTGTTATGGGAGGATAATGAGATAAACAGTTTGGAAGAGGATTTTTTAAGTTATATCAATTTAAATAAAGGAGCTATTTTTCTTTACTTTGATAATATGGAGCCAATTGGATTTGCACAGGTTGGCCTAAGGTATGACTATGTTGAAGGAACTGAAAGTAGTCCTGTTGGGTATTTAGAAGGTATTTTTATAAAAGATAATTTTCGCAAAAAAGGATTTGGAAAAAAGTTACTTTATCAGTGTGAGATTTGGGCAAGAAATCAAGGATGTAAAGAGTTTGGAAGTGATTGTGAACTGGATAATCTAGATAGTTTAAAGTTTCATTTAAGTTCCAATTTTGAAGAATCAAATAGAATAATATGTTTTAAGAAAAATTTATAA
- a CDS encoding GNAT family N-acetyltransferase, with protein MIFLSKEFYIEQLENKDLKEVLEVYNSNGKFLTNHIDKSTVTNEWITEELEYMKDSGFRSCKVIHIATGKIVGIMDFKVDEEIYLSLLMIHNDFQGKGFGKIIYNGFEEYVKSLKRKCIRIDVVINYDNSILKFWKDNGFVKSKDIELNWAGKALPAVTMKKYL; from the coding sequence ATGATATTTTTATCAAAAGAGTTTTATATAGAGCAGTTGGAAAATAAAGATTTGAAAGAGGTCCTTGAAGTATATAATTCTAATGGCAAATTTTTAACAAATCATATAGATAAGAGTACAGTAACAAATGAATGGATAACTGAGGAACTAGAATATATGAAGGATAGTGGATTTCGTTCTTGTAAGGTAATTCACATAGCTACAGGAAAGATAGTGGGAATAATGGATTTTAAGGTGGATGAGGAAATATATTTATCACTATTGATGATACATAATGATTTTCAGGGAAAGGGATTTGGAAAAATAATTTATAATGGGTTTGAGGAATATGTTAAATCATTGAAAAGGAAATGCATCAGAATAGATGTAGTAATTAATTATGATAATTCTATACTAAAGTTTTGGAAAGATAATGGATTTGTTAAATCCAAAGATATAGAATTAAATTGGGCAGGGAAAGCTTTACCTGCTGTAACTATGAAGAAATATCTTTAA
- a CDS encoding aminoglycoside phosphotransferase family protein, translating to MVDGLDRMRQPEKWRETIDPFSLKFNNFYLEEILGYPHAGNDVFYVKGIEKSGEEITAFLKVERQKTADTEREVSIINKLDFPFLPNIIDYSFNTPKYILTEEAEGNRLSYILGDNKNMESLKYMNVYGELLAKVHNIKIEAPPVKKRDFTLSHKFYLENNLEYIEQYLLDKEAKETKCFIHGDCHYGNILWKDYKVSCLLDYELSGYGSREYDLAWSLVLRPGQKFLRTAREREVFLESYGKYHKFSKPAFDYYMVLFGIFFYSISLDKQYKEYRIIIIDMIKGIISNN from the coding sequence ATGGTAGATGGATTAGATAGAATGAGACAACCAGAAAAATGGAGAGAGACTATAGATCCTTTTTCTTTAAAGTTTAATAATTTTTATCTTGAGGAGATATTAGGGTATCCCCATGCAGGAAATGATGTTTTTTATGTTAAAGGAATAGAAAAGTCAGGAGAAGAAATAACAGCATTCCTAAAAGTAGAAAGGCAGAAAACTGCTGATACAGAAAGAGAAGTTTCAATAATCAATAAGCTGGATTTCCCATTTTTACCTAATATTATAGATTATTCATTCAATACTCCTAAATATATTTTAACGGAGGAAGCAGAAGGTAATCGTCTATCATATATTTTAGGAGATAATAAGAATATGGAATCCTTAAAATATATGAATGTTTACGGAGAATTATTAGCAAAAGTACATAATATAAAAATAGAAGCTCCACCTGTGAAGAAAAGAGATTTTACATTATCCCATAAATTCTATTTAGAGAATAATCTAGAGTATATAGAGCAATATTTGTTAGATAAAGAAGCTAAAGAGACAAAATGTTTTATTCATGGAGATTGTCACTATGGAAATATTCTATGGAAAGATTACAAAGTATCTTGTCTATTAGACTATGAATTGTCTGGATATGGAAGCAGGGAATATGACTTAGCATGGTCATTAGTATTAAGACCAGGACAAAAGTTTCTAAGAACAGCAAGAGAAAGGGAAGTTTTCTTAGAATCCTATGGTAAATATCATAAATTTTCAAAGCCAGCTTTTGATTACTATATGGTTTTATTTGGAATATTTTTTTATAGTATTAGTTTAGATAAACAATATAAAGAATATAGGATTATTATTATCGATATGATTAAAGGCATTATATCAAATAATTGA
- a CDS encoding DsbA family protein — translation MVNIKIFSDFACPFCYIGFSIADRLRKENTNINIEWIPYILDSNVSLDGDDLLNHIPQEQIDMSYRRIERLGREYELVYNNKTKKFNTNRLHQAALYANKENKYYEFAKEAFKAIFEYGKNVGDPTIVNEIGLAAGLNIVEMNNCIEEGTFNDKIEEARNLVSVYEIESVPTFIVNDKKKVELLKDYEKFKKDLVA, via the coding sequence ATGGTTAATATAAAGATATTTTCAGATTTTGCATGTCCTTTCTGCTATATAGGCTTCTCAATAGCTGATAGACTAAGAAAGGAAAATACCAATATAAATATTGAATGGATACCTTATATTTTAGATTCAAATGTCTCTTTAGATGGAGATGATTTATTAAATCATATTCCTCAAGAACAAATAGACATGAGCTATAGAAGAATAGAACGACTGGGAAGAGAATATGAATTAGTATATAATAATAAAACCAAAAAGTTTAATACTAATAGACTTCATCAAGCTGCTCTTTATGCAAATAAAGAGAATAAATATTATGAATTTGCTAAGGAAGCTTTTAAAGCAATATTTGAATACGGAAAAAATGTAGGCGACCCTACTATAGTAAATGAAATAGGTCTAGCTGCAGGACTTAATATAGTAGAGATGAATAATTGTATTGAAGAAGGTACTTTTAATGATAAAATAGAGGAAGCAAGAAATTTAGTATCAGTATATGAAATAGAAAGTGTGCCTACTTTTATTGTAAATGATAAAAAGAAAGTAGAATTGCTGAAGGATTATGAGAAGTTTAAAAAAGATCTAGTAGCTTAA
- a CDS encoding AAA family ATPase — translation MGKIISIFNQKGGVGKTTTTINLSAGVGKLGKKVLLIDIDPQGNATSGLGVEKDNGQPIIYDVLVNNIGLKDAIRETSAENVSIIGSNNELAGLEIELAREGNWENILSSKLSTIRDEYDYIFIDCPPSLGILSIIGLVASDSVIIPIQCEYYALEGVSQLFDTIKLVRKGLNPNLEIEGVVLSMFDGRTNLSIQVVEEVKSFFKGKVYVSLIPRNVRLAEAPSYGLSILDYDLKSKGAEAYMELAEEFLELVEE, via the coding sequence TTGGGTAAAATTATATCTATATTTAATCAAAAAGGTGGAGTTGGGAAGACCACAACCACTATAAATCTAAGTGCTGGAGTTGGAAAGTTAGGTAAAAAGGTTCTTTTAATTGATATTGACCCTCAAGGTAATGCAACTTCAGGTCTAGGAGTAGAAAAGGACAATGGACAACCTATTATATATGATGTATTAGTAAATAATATTGGATTAAAGGATGCTATTAGGGAGACATCTGCTGAAAATGTAAGTATAATTGGATCTAATAATGAATTAGCAGGTCTAGAAATAGAATTAGCTAGAGAAGGTAATTGGGAAAATATATTGAGTAGCAAACTTAGTACTATTAGAGATGAATATGATTATATTTTTATAGACTGCCCTCCATCTTTAGGTATTTTATCAATTATAGGTTTAGTTGCTTCAGATAGTGTAATTATACCTATTCAATGTGAATACTATGCACTGGAAGGTGTAAGTCAATTATTTGATACAATAAAATTAGTGCGAAAAGGATTAAATCCAAATTTAGAAATAGAGGGTGTAGTTCTGAGTATGTTTGATGGTAGGACAAACCTATCTATACAAGTAGTTGAAGAAGTAAAAAGCTTTTTTAAAGGAAAGGTTTATGTAAGTCTTATTCCTAGAAATGTTAGGTTAGCCGAAGCTCCAAGTTATGGTTTATCTATTCTAGATTATGATCTAAAATCAAAAGGGGCTGAAGCCTATATGGAGTTAGCAGAAGAATTCCTAGAGCTAGTTGAGGAGTGA